Genomic DNA from Fimbriimonadia bacterium:
TGTCCGCGTTGTCAAGACACTCGCCAAAGAATCGCACAACGAATGTCGCAGAGTCTGCGCAACGTCAATCCTTGCGAGCCCAGGCAAGTCCTTCGGTCGCGACCTCTACAAGCCTAAAAAACCCACGCGGCGACGTGACGGCGAGAGTTCCTTGGCCCCGGGGTTCTTGGGCCTGGTGCTCCGCGGACCTCGATTTAGCGGTATCGTTGCGCCTCCGTCCCGGGTTCCGAGGCCCGGCGGGCGAATGTGCGGTAGGGAGTAGACAACCGCCGAATATTGTGCTATAGTAGCCACGGAAGCAAATCTCCTTCGGCTGTCGCTCTCCAGTTTCGTTCTTGCCTACCCGCTGGATCGGGTTTCAGTGGCTTTGGCGAGCACAGCCCCGTCACTATCTCGATGCCGCGATGTCGGCACACCAGGAGTAAAACCTATCCCCACCATGAATCGACGACGTGATGGATCGGGCGGTCGGCGACCGCGAATGCAGGACCCACATCTCCAGATGTCCTCCGACCTCGAGAACGCGCCCAGCATCAACTTCCGAACCCTGAGCGAGAAGAGCGACGAAGAGCTGCTGGAGCAGGCTCGATCCCTGGAGCTAGACCTCGACTTCCGCGGTCGCGCGGACCTCATCCACAAGCTCCTCATCGAGCTGAACCGTGAGCACGGCACCGCCTATGCCGAGGGCATTCTGGAGCTTCTTCCGGACGGCTTCGGCTTCTTGCGGCGCAGCAACTTTGCCAACTCGCCGAACGATGTTTACGTATCGCAGTCGCAAATCAAGCGGTTCGGGCTTCGCACGGGAGATACCGTGTTCGGCCAGGTCCGGCCACCCAAGGACGGCGAGAAGTACTTCGGCTTGCTAAGGGTGGAGTCCGTCAACGGTCTGGACATCGAGTCGCAGCGCCAGCGGCGCGACTTCGAAGACCTCACGCCGGTCTATCCCAACGAACAGATGGTGATGGAGATCGGGACTGACCAGATGTCCGCCCGGATCATTGACCTCATCTCGCCCATCGGCAAGGGGCAGCGAGGCCTGATCGTTGCTCCGCCCAAGGCCGGCAAAACCATGCTGCTGAAGGCCATTGCCAACAGTATCGCCATCAACAACCCCGAGGTGTTCCTGATGGTGCTGTTGGTGGACGAGCGCCCGGAAGAGGTCACCGACATGCGCCGTTCTGTTCGTGGCCAGGTCATCTCGTCCACCTTCGACGAGCCTGCCGAGAACCACATGCGAGTGGCGGACCTTACTTTGGAGCAGGCGAAGCGACTCGTCGAGGCCGGCCGGGACGTCGTGATCCTCCTCGACAGTCTCACGCGCCTCAGCCGAGCGAGCAACCTGACGATCACTGCCAGCGGCCGCACGCTCTCCGGCGGTCTCGATCCGAGTGCACTATATCGTCCCCGCCGCTTCTTCGGTGCTGCGCGCAACATCGAAGAGGGGGGCAGCATGACGGTCATCGCCACCGTTTTGGTGGACACTGGTAGCCGCATGGACGACGCGATCTTCGAGGAGTTCAAGGGTACGGGCAACATGGAGCTGGTGCTGGACCGCGAGCTTGCCGAGCGCCGCATCTGGCCCGCGATTGACGTGCGGCGGTCCTCCACTCGGCACGAAGAGCTGCTGATCAAGCCCGAGAAGCTGAAGAGCGTGTGGCAGCTAAGGAAACTGCTCGCCAACCAGCAGGATTCCATCGAAGCGACCCAAATGTTCATCAAGCTGTTGGCGCGGACCAAGTCGAACGAAGAATTCCTCGCCGATGTGGTAGAAAAGACGAGCAAGTTGCAATAGGCCCGGTAGTCCACACCATGCCAGACGACATCGATCCGATGCACGAAGACGATATGAGCAAGCCCCCGCCGTTCTTCCCCACGGGGCACGAGCGCCTCGGTAGGGAGAGCGATAGGGAAGTTCGCGTCGAGATCGAGGGCTTCTACGATTTCGAGAAC
This window encodes:
- the rho gene encoding transcription termination factor Rho, with translation MQDPHLQMSSDLENAPSINFRTLSEKSDEELLEQARSLELDLDFRGRADLIHKLLIELNREHGTAYAEGILELLPDGFGFLRRSNFANSPNDVYVSQSQIKRFGLRTGDTVFGQVRPPKDGEKYFGLLRVESVNGLDIESQRQRRDFEDLTPVYPNEQMVMEIGTDQMSARIIDLISPIGKGQRGLIVAPPKAGKTMLLKAIANSIAINNPEVFLMVLLVDERPEEVTDMRRSVRGQVISSTFDEPAENHMRVADLTLEQAKRLVEAGRDVVILLDSLTRLSRASNLTITASGRTLSGGLDPSALYRPRRFFGAARNIEEGGSMTVIATVLVDTGSRMDDAIFEEFKGTGNMELVLDRELAERRIWPAIDVRRSSTRHEELLIKPEKLKSVWQLRKLLANQQDSIEATQMFIKLLARTKSNEEFLADVVEKTSKLQ